In Candidatus Neomarinimicrobiota bacterium, one DNA window encodes the following:
- a CDS encoding MoxR family ATPase, with product MVAAFDRLKQELSKAIIGQDAVIEQLVIALLARGHALLVGVPGLAKTLLIKSLSEVLDLSFSRIQFTPDLMPSDITGTDIIEEDHTSGKRKFRFVKGPVFANIILADEINRTPPKTQAALLEAMQEHRVTAGVKSYVLEEPFFVLATQNPIEQEGTYPLPEAQLDRFMFTLQVDYPSREEERRIVSQTTSGAIVKLEKIVDQKSIMDYQDLIRRVPVADNVINYAVELVSRTRPDDNNAPDYINKWVGWGAGPRASQYLILGAKTRAAMSGNPTPSIDDVKAVALPVLRHRVLTNFNAEADGVTVDEIIKKLL from the coding sequence ATGGTAGCTGCTTTTGACCGTTTAAAACAGGAATTATCAAAAGCAATTATAGGGCAGGACGCTGTCATAGAACAGCTGGTGATTGCCTTGTTAGCACGCGGTCATGCTCTACTGGTGGGCGTTCCAGGCCTGGCTAAAACGCTTCTGATCAAGAGCCTATCAGAAGTTCTGGATCTGAGTTTTTCACGGATCCAGTTTACCCCTGACCTTATGCCTTCAGATATCACAGGAACAGATATCATCGAAGAAGATCACACTAGCGGGAAAAGAAAATTTCGTTTTGTAAAAGGACCGGTTTTCGCCAATATCATCCTAGCCGATGAGATCAATCGGACCCCTCCAAAAACGCAGGCAGCCCTGCTGGAAGCCATGCAGGAACATCGGGTAACCGCCGGTGTGAAAAGCTATGTGCTGGAAGAGCCTTTCTTTGTTCTGGCTACCCAGAACCCGATTGAGCAGGAGGGTACTTATCCACTACCAGAAGCACAACTGGATCGGTTCATGTTTACCCTGCAAGTAGACTATCCCAGTCGGGAGGAGGAACGCCGAATTGTTAGTCAAACGACCTCTGGCGCGATAGTTAAATTAGAAAAGATCGTGGACCAAAAATCTATTATGGATTATCAGGATCTGATCAGGCGTGTGCCCGTAGCTGATAATGTTATCAATTATGCAGTAGAATTGGTGAGCAGAACTCGGCCTGATGATAATAATGCCCCGGACTACATCAATAAGTGGGTGGGTTGGGGCGCTGGTCCCCGGGCTTCTCAATATTTAATTCTGGGTGCCAAAACACGGGCTGCCATGTCTGGGAATCCCACTCCTTCCATTGATGATGTGAAGGCTGTAGCTCTGCCAGTATTGAGACACCGCGTCCTGACCAATTTCAATGCTGAAGCTGATGGTGTCACAGTAGATGAGATCATTAAAAAATTACTGTAA
- a CDS encoding DUF58 domain-containing protein, translating into MATDKLKYLNPQTLATLANMQLRARMVVEGFIVGLHKSPYHGFSVEFAEHRAYGPGDNLRYLDWRLYGKTDRFYVKQFEEETNLKAHLMLDMSRSMAYGSSDITKLQYGSYLSAALTYLLLRQQDAVGLTLFDTEIRTHIRPSSRPSMLNNILGHLENVTPGEETAIGHSLHHLADRIHRRGLVIIISDMLDDLNNILNGLKHFRHDRHEVLVFHILDPREVDFGFDAQAKFKDMESSEIIATEPWHIQKDYQAAVEQFRTQLGARCREQHVDYVPLTTDQPLDIALLAYLNKRHSAR; encoded by the coding sequence GTGGCCACTGACAAACTGAAATATTTAAACCCCCAAACCCTGGCAACCCTGGCTAATATGCAGCTCAGAGCACGCATGGTTGTTGAGGGGTTTATTGTAGGACTGCACAAAAGTCCCTATCACGGTTTTTCCGTAGAGTTTGCCGAGCATCGGGCTTACGGCCCCGGTGATAACCTGCGCTATCTGGATTGGCGCTTATACGGCAAGACCGACCGTTTTTATGTAAAACAGTTTGAGGAAGAGACCAACCTGAAAGCTCATCTCATGCTGGACATGTCGAGATCAATGGCTTACGGATCATCAGATATCACCAAACTGCAGTATGGCAGCTATCTTTCTGCAGCTTTGACCTACCTGCTTTTACGCCAGCAGGATGCAGTGGGTCTAACCCTTTTTGATACTGAAATACGGACCCATATCCGTCCTTCATCCCGGCCTTCAATGTTAAATAATATTCTTGGTCATCTGGAAAATGTAACACCTGGAGAAGAAACGGCCATTGGTCATAGTTTGCACCATCTGGCAGACCGGATTCATCGAAGGGGACTGGTGATCATTATTTCAGATATGTTGGATGACCTGAACAATATTCTGAACGGGCTTAAACATTTTCGTCATGACCGCCATGAGGTTCTGGTTTTTCATATTCTGGATCCCCGGGAAGTGGATTTTGGTTTTGATGCTCAGGCTAAATTCAAGGATATGGAATCAAGTGAAATTATTGCCACAGAGCCCTGGCATATCCAGAAAGACTATCAGGCTGCAGTTGAACAATTCCGTACTCAGTTGGGAGCCCGCTGCCGTGAACAACATGTGGACTATGTTCCTCTAACAACAGATCAACCCCTGGATATAGCCCTGCTGGCATATTTGAATAAACGCCATTCAGCCAGGTAG